ACGTGCCCGCTGCGCACCAGGGCGAGCGCCTGCACGTCCGACACCCCGTCCGGTATCCGCTCGGCCAACACGGCTGGTGCGGTGGCCAGTTCGGCGTACGAACCGGTGAAGCTGATGGCCGTGACGCGGTCCCCGACCCGGAATCCGGTCACCTCAGGGCCGAACCCGACCACCTCACCGGCGAGTTCGCCGCCGAGCAGCCCCGGCAGGTCGCTGCCGCCGCGCACCTTGCGGACGTTCGGCAGTGTGACGCCGATCGCCCGGGTGCGGATCAGCAGGTCGCCCGGGCCGGGCTCGGGAGCCTCGGCCTCCTCGATGCAGAGCACCTCGGGGCCGCCGTGCCGGTGATAGCGGACTCGTCGCATGAACACCTCCAGATCGTTGGTGACCCCAACGATATCAGCAGATCGTTGGCTCTCCCAACGATTTCCCGGCTATCCTGCCCGCATGGACGAAGCCCCCTACGCACCCGCCCGGATCCGGCAGTTGCCCAGTTGGCTGCTCGGCCGCGCCGCCGCCCGCGGCCATCAGCTGGTCGCCCGGGCACTGGCCGAGGAAGGGCTGCGGATGACCCACCACGCCGTCCTGTCGGCCATCGCCGAGCTCGGACCGGTCTCGCAGGCGCAGCTGGGGCGGTCCCTGCGCATCGACCCCAAGGACATCGTCGCCATCGTCAACGACCTGCAGGGCGAGGACCTGGTGACCCGCGCACCCGACCCCGCGGACCGCCGCAAGAACGCCGTCACCGTCTCGGCGGCCGGCCGACGGCGGCTGCAGCGCACCGAACGCCTGAGCGACCGGGCGAACGAGGAGCTGACGGCCGCTCTGACCCTTGCCGAGCGCGAGCAGTTGACCGCTCTGCTCACCCGGCTGATCCAGCCGGAAGGCTGACGGCCATACTGGGCCCCGCGCATCAGCACGGAGCGCATCACACGGAGCCCATCAGCACGGACGAGGAGCACGAACAGTGACCGACGACACCCGGATCGGCCCCCCGAACTTCGGCAGCGAGCGCGAGATGCTGCGCGCCTTCCTCGACTTCCACCGGGCCACCCTCGCGATGAAGTGCGCGGGGCTGACCGACGAGGAGTTGCGGCAGCAGTCCAGCCCGCCCTCCACCCTCTCGCTGCTCGGCCTGGTCCGGCACCTGGCCGAGGTGGAACGCGCCTGGTTCCGCCGGGTGTTCGAGGACAATGAGGCCCCGATGGTCTGGTCCGAGAAGATCGACTTCCAGGCCGCCTACGACGCCAGCAACTCCACCCGGGCGGAGGCGTTCGGCGCCTGGGAGGCCGAGGTGGCGAACTCCCGCCGGATCGAGCAGGCCGCCGAGTCGCTGGACCTGGCCGGATACCAGCCGCGGTGGGAGGAGGAGGTCTCACTGCGGATGGTCATGGTGCACGTGCTGCTCGAGTACGGCCGCCACAACGGGCACGCGGACTTCCTCCGCGAGGGCATCGACGGCACGGTGGGCGCCTGAGCTGTACAAATGTGCTGGCGCCGCACCGAGAGGCAGTGCGATCATCCGCTGATGATCACACTCGCCGACGACCTCGGCCATCTCTCCTACACCGTCACCGGAGAGGGCTCACCCGTCCTCCTGGTGCACGCCGGCGTCACCGACCACCAGCTCTGGGACCCGGTCGTGCCCGCCCTCGCCGAGCGGCACACCGTCATCCGGTACGACCTGCGCGGCTTCGGGGAGTCCGCTCCCCCGTCCGGGCCGTACCGCGACACCGACGACCTGCGCCGCCTGCTGGACCACCTCGGCCACCGGCGGGTGGACCTGGTCGGCACCTCCTGGGGCGGCCGGATCGCCCTGGGCTTCGCCGACGCCCACCCGGACCGGGTGCGGTCGCTGACCATGCTGGCCGCGATGTGGCCCGGGTACGACTGGTCGGCGGAGATGCACGCGTACGACGAGGCCGAGACGGCGGCGCTGGCGGCGGGCGACCTGGAGGCCGCCGTCTCGGTCAACCTCGACATGTGGCTGCGCGGCCCGTCCCGCACCTGGGCGGAGGTCGGCCCGGACCTGGCCGAGCGACTCCGCGGCCCGGTCCGGGCGTCCCTCGTGCACCAGGACACCCGGGGCGAGCACTCCGAGGGCGTCGAGCCCGTCGACCTCGCCGGCGTCACCGTGCCCACTCTGGTCGGGATCGGCCTGCTGGACGTCGCCGACTTCCAGGACATCTCCCGCCGGTACGCCGCCGGGATCCCCGGCGCCCGCCTGGTCGAGTTCCCCACCGCCGCTCACCTGATCCCGCTCGACGCGCCCGCCGAACTGCTCGCGGCGCTGCGTCCGTTCCTCGACGGGGTGTGAGTCCGCGTCCGGGCGGAACGTAGACTCGCCGGGTGCCTGTCGTTTCGCGCGTGGTCCGGTCGCCTTGGTTCCGGTTGGGGGCGCTGCTCGCGGTGCTCGCGGCGGCGGCCGGTTCCCTGCTGCTCTGGAGCCCGACCGAGCTGCTGCGGGACGGCGTCCCGATCCCGGTCTTCCTGCTGGTCTACGCGGTGGCCACGCTCGCCTTCGTACCCAAGCCCGCCCTGAACGGCGCGGCCGGCGCGGTGCTCGGCACCGCCCAGGGCGTACCGGTGGCCGTCGCGGCGACCACGCTCGGCGCCCTGCTCGGGTTCTGGCTGGGACGGGCCCTCGGCCGGGACGCGGTGCGACCGCTGCTGCGTGGCAAGCTGGCCGCCGCCCTGGACCGGCGGCTCAGCGAGCACGGCTTCCGCAGCATGCTGCTGGTCCGGGTGGTCCCGGGGGTGCCGTTCCAGGCCGCGAACTACGCCGCCGCCTTCTCCGAGGTCCGGGTCCTGCCGTACACCGTCGCCACCGCGCTGGGCGTCGCACCGGGCACGGCCGCGTACGTGATCGCCGGGGCCAGCGCCGGACAGCCGAGCTCCCCGGCCTTCCTGATCTCGGCCGCCGTGATCGTGCTGATGTGCCTGTTCACCCTGGTGTCCGCCTGGCGGGCGTACCGCCGCTCCCGCCGCCGGCCGGCCACCGCCGCGCTCCCTGACGAAGCGCCAGTGCTCACCGCCGTTCCCTCGACCGGCCCCTGACGGACCGTTCAATTCACTGTCCACTGTCGGTGTGATCCGCCAGGATGGGACACGCCGGTCCGCTCCCCGGGCCGATCGGCGACACGACCGGTGGGCCAATCCGTTACAGGACTGTTGACGAACAGTCAACTGTGGCCTGACGCACACCGATATGGTCTACGCGCGGAACCGTACGGCGAGCTGCGGCGTCGCAGGAGATGCCCGGAAAATCCGGGTTTTCCCGTGAGCCACGCCCCGCACGGCGGTCGCGAACGGGCACCGAAGCGGTGATCAGTGCGATACTCGGACAGTTCCGACGGATGGATGACGCGTCAGCTGACGTGGTCACCCGGGGGGACGAGTACGGGACGAGACAGGGAGGCGCGGCAATGGGAGCACTTCGCGACGAGCACCACAACGGGTGGCTGATGCCCTCCGGCAACTACCCCGCCGCGGTCTACGAGGATTCGTGGGCCACCCAGGAGTCGGCCGTGGCCGTCCCCGCCCCGGCAAAGATCGTCTCCCTGAAGCCGACCGGCTTCGAGGCGGCCCGCACCGTCGGCGAGCACATCCGCGCGGCCGTCCCGGTGGTGATGGACCTGACCGAGATGACCGACGCCGAGGCCAAGCGGATGGTGGACTTCGCCTCCGGCCTGGTCTTCGGCACCCAGGGCGGGATCGAGCGGATCGCCCGCCGGGTCTTCCTGCTCACCCCGGCCGACGTCGAGGTGATGGTGATCGACCGCCCGCTCGACGAGACCGGCTTCTACAACCAGAGCTGACCCCGCCCGGCCGAGCCCGGGACGACCTTCGCGGGTCGTCCCGGCCTCGCTGCCGTCCTGCTACGGCCGCTGACTGCGCATCAGCAGATGACCACGCCGGAACTGCCGCTCCCCCTCGCGGGGCTCCCGCAGCATCCGGCCGACCTCGGCGAACCCGTTCGCGCGCGCCAGCCCCGCGAGCTCGTCCACCGGCCACCGCCAGGCCGGTGCCACCTTGTGGTCGAACGCCTCCACCGGCCCGCCCTCGGCATCGAAGAAGGCCAGCAGCAGGTACCCGCCGGGGGCCAGCACCCGCCGGAACTCGGCGAAGTACGGCGGCAGTTCCGCCGGCGCGGTGTGGATGACGGAGTACCAGGACACGATGCCGGCCAGCTCGGCGTCGGCCGACTCCAGCGCGGCCATCGTCCCGACCTCGAAGCGCAGCCCGGGATGCTCCCGGCGGGCCAGCTCGATCATCACCGGCGACAGGTCGACCCCGAAGACGTCCAGCCCCAGATCTCGCAGATGCACCGTCACCCGCCCGGGCCCGCAGCCGAGCTCGGCGACCGGCCCGCCGCCGTCGGCCCGGACGTGGTCGGCGAAGGCCGCGAGCACCGAGCGGTCGAGCGGCAGCCCGTCGAGCTCGTTCCGCACGAGGTCGGCGTACTGGACGGCGACGGCGTCGTAGGCGGTCGCGGTCGGGTCTGGGGCGTTGGTCGGTTCGGTCACAGCGGACGACCCTAGGCCCTCTCTTGCGGGTCACGCCGGGCGAGGTAGCTCTCCAAGGCCCCGTTCAGGTCAGCCACGAAGGACTCGAACCGGGCCAGCAGCTCTGGCGGGTACTGCGCCATCGCGGTGTCCAGCTCACGGGCGGGCGGGCCGAAGAACTCCTCCGCCCGCTCCTGGATGTGGGCGCCACTGCGCAGGGTGATGACGCGCCGGTCCGTGTGCTCCCGGCTGCGGACGATGTGCCCGGCGGCTTCGAGCCGGTTCAGCAGTGCGGTGGTGGCGCCCGAGGAGAGCGAGATGCGTTCGCTGAGGCGGGCCGGTGACAGCGGGGTGCCCCGCTCCTCGGCGGCCGCGATCTCCAGTACGGCGACCGCGTCGGTGGAGTGCAGACCGAGCCAGGCGGCGAAGCGCCGGCCGAGTTCGGCGTAGTGACCGCCGTAGCTCCGCATCCCCTCGATCAGCCGCTCGCGCTGCGCCGCGACACCTTCGTCCCCCATGGAGACACGCCCCTTTCTTGCCTGCCGGGCGATCCGCGTCCGCGACTCGCCTTTGACAACCTACCGACCCTGATTTTATCTTCACCATGAAACTACTTCACCATGGAGGTATCTGGATGGACAGCCCGTCCCCCACCGTCGAGCCCTACCGCTGGCGGTGGCTGATCCTGGTCGTGATGCTCGTCGCGGAGCTCATGGACCTGCTGGACGCCTCGATCGTGAACGTGGCGGGCCCCGCCCTGGAGGAGTCCCTCTCGGTCGGCTCCGTCGGTCTGCAGTGGGTGATCGGCGGCTACGCCCTCACCCTGGGCGCCGGGCTGGTGCTCGGTGGCCGGCTCGGCGACCGGTACGGCCGCCGCCGGATGTTCCTGCTCGGCCTGGGCGCCTTCACCGCCACCTCCCTGCTGTGCGCGCTGGCACCGGACATCGGCCTGCTGATCACCTTCCGACTGCTCCAGGGCACCGCCGGGGCGATGCTGCTCCCGCAGGGCCTCGGCCTGCTGCGGGAGAACTTCTCCGGCCCCGAACTCACCAAGGTCTTCGGGATCTTCGGCCCCGTCCTGGGCCTCGGCGGGATCGTCGGCCCCGTTCTCGGCGGCGGCCTCATCGAGGCCGACCTCTTCGGTCTGGGCTGGCGCTCGGTCTTCCTGGTCAACCTGCCCATCGGCCTCGCCGCCCTGGCCGTCGCCGCGAAGGTCGTGCCCCGCAAGCCCGGTGACCGTACCGTCCGCGTCGATCTGGTCGGCGCAGCGCTGGTCGCCGCGTCCTGCGCCCTGCTGGTGCTGCCGCTGAACCAGGGTCAGGAGGACGGTTGGCCGCTGTGGACCTGGTTGTCGATGGCCGGATCCCTGCTCGGCTTCGCCCTGTTCGCCGCGCAGCAGCGGCGCACGGCCGCGGCCGGACGCGCGCCGCTGGTGACACCCGGCCTGCTGCGCAAGCCCGCCTTCACCGTCGGGCTCGGGGGCATCGCGCTGTTCTTCAGCGGGCTGGTCGGCAGCCAACTCGTGCTGACCCTCTACCTGCAGATCGACCGTCAGTTCACGGCGGGTCAGGCCGGTCTCGGCAACCTGCCGCTGGCCGTCGGGACCGCGATCGGCGGTGCCGTCAGCGGCGCGTTCCTCGCCGACCGGATCGGGCGCAAGGTGCTGCAGGTCGGCCCGCTGGTCCAGCTGGCCGGCGCGGCGCTGCTCTGGCTCGAACTCGACGGGCTCGACCCGGCCTCGTTCTCGGTCTGGGACGTCACCCCCGGCGTGGCCCTGTGCGGCATCGGGGCGGGCCTGGTGATCGCCGCCCTGTTCAGCTTCATGCTGGCCGCCGTGGACGACCACGAGATCGGCTCGGCCTCCGGCGTCCTGTCGGCCGTGCAGTCGATCGGCGGCTCGGTCGGCGTCGCCGTCTTCGGCTCCGTCTTCTTCGCCTCGGCGAAGACCGGCGACTTCACCGGGGGATTCCAGCACGCCCTGCTCGTCCAGGTCGGCCTGCTGGCGGCCTTCTTCGCCAGCACCTTCCTGCTGCCCCGGCGGGGCCGCCCCGAGCAGGAGCAGCACGCCGCCACCGCCGACCCCCGGCCCGCCGTCACCGCCTGACCCTCGGGCCCGGGGCCCGCCCGCACCGGCGGGCTCCGGGCTCTCTTCTGAGCCCTTCGAAAATCAGATGAGACATGAACGTCTCATCTGATCTACACTCGACTCATGGCCACCGACCGTGACTCCGTCCTCGAAGCCGCCGTCGGCGTGCTCTCCCGCCGCCCCACCGCCCACCTGGACGAGATCGCCCGGGCGGCCGGCATCAGCCGAGCCACCCTGCACCGGATATTTCCCGGCCGGGAGGCGCTGATCCGTGAGGTGGGCGCGCTCGGCCTGCGCAAGTTCGCCACCGCGCTGGACACCGCCGCGATCGACGACGGCGACGCCCAGGCCGCGCTGCGCCGCCTGGTCGACGCGGTCGTCCCGGACGCGGCGCTCTGCGCCTTCCTGGCCGGCGAGAACCAGCTCTTCGACGACCCGGAGATCAACGAGCTCTGGGAGATCCAGGACGAACGGGTCCGCGCCCTCTTCCTCCGCGGCCAGCAGCAGGGCGTGTTCCGGATCGAACTCTCGGCCGGCTGGCTCAGCGAAGCCTTCTTCGACCTGGTGGCCGGCGTCGGCTGGGCCGTCCAGGACGGCCGCCTCGCCCCCCGTGACAGTGCCTACTCGCTCGCCGAACTCTTCCTCGGCGGCGCCCTCAGGAGCCCTGACCAGTCATGACCACCACCCTCGGCCGCCCCGTCTCCAGGCAGCGCTGGGTCGGCCTCGCCGTCCTGGTGCTGGCGGTGACCCTGGTCGCGCTCGACGCCACCGTCCTCTCCCTCGCCCTGCCCTCGATCAGCGAGACCCTCCACCCCAGCGGCACCCAGCTGCTCTGGATCGGCGACAGCTACTCCTTCGTGCTGGCCGGCCTGCTGGTCAGCATGGGCGCGCTCAGCGACCGGATCGGCCGCAAGAAGCTGCTGCTGCTCGGCTCCAGCGCCTTCGGGGCAGCCTCCCTGCTGGCCGCGTACGCGCCGAGCGCCGGCTGGCTGATCCTGGCCCGGGCCCTGCTTGGCGTCGCGGGCGCCACCATCATGCCGTCCACCCTCTCGCTGATCCGCAGCCTCTTCCCGGACGCCCGGGAGCGGGCCACCGCGATCGGCATCTGGGGCGCGGGCGCCACCGCCGGTGCCGCGCTCGGCCCGGTGGTCGGCGGCGTCCTTCTGGAGCACTTCTGGTGGGGCTCGGTCTTCCTGCTCAACCTGCCGATCCTGGCCCTGCTGCTGGTGCTCGGCGCCTGGCTGCTGCCGGAGTCCAAGGACCCGAACCCGGGCCGCTGGGACGTGCTCAGCGTGCTGCTCTCGATGACCGGTGTGATCGGCGTGGTGTACGCGATCAAGGAAGCCGCCGCGGGCGGGCTCGGCCACTGGCCGGTGCCGGTCGCCTTCGCGCTCGGCGCCACCGCGCTGACCGTCTTCGTCCGCCGCCAACTCCGGCTGCCCACCCCGCTGCTGGACGTCCGGCTGTTCACCGACCCCCGGTTCACCGCGGCGGTTCTCGGCTCGCTCGCCTCGCTGATCGGGCTGTCCGGCGTGATCTTCTTCATGTCGCAGTACCTCCAACTGGTGCGCGGGTACTCCCCGTTGACCGCCGGCTTGGCCGAACTCCCGGCCTTCGTCGGCGCGGTGGCCGGCGGTCTGCTGACCGCCCGGCTGGCCCGCCGCACCGGCGCCCGGGTCACCCTGGTCGGCGGCCTGCTGGTGATGGGCCTGGGCATCGCGGTGCTCGGCTGGGTCCAGCAGGACAGCAGCTACCTGGTGCTCGGCAGCTCCTTCCTGGCCGTCGGCACCGCCGAGGGCATCGTCTACACCCTCTCCGCCGACCTGGTCCTCACCGCCGCCCCCGCCGACAAGGCCGGTGCCGCCTCGGCCGTCTCCGAGACCGCCTACGAACTCGGCACCGCCCTCGGCATCGCCCTGGTCGGCTCGGTGGTCACCGCCATCTACGCCGCCACCCTGGTCGCCCCGGCCGGCACCGACCCGGCCGTGGCCGCCCAGGCCGAGGAGTCCATCGGCAACGCGGTCGAGGCCGCCGGCACCCTGCCCGGCGAGCTCGGCGCCCAGCTCCTCACCGCCAGCCGCGACGCCTTCGTCCACGGCATGAACATCGCCGCCTTCATCGCGGCGGCCCTGCTGCTCTCCGCCGCCGCCTTCTCCTGGTACCTGCTGCGCCGCCGGGCCGGTGACGACGCGTCAGCGGAACAGCCGTCCGAGCTGGTCCACTGACCTCTCCCCGCCGACCTGGCCACCCGTCAGGTGGGTTACGGTGCCGGGGTGTCGAGCACCGCACGACACCCCGGCACCACCCGATCGGTACGAACGCAGGAGGGGCCTCCCATGCCCGAACTGGAACTCTCGGCGGGCACCGTCGACTACCAGGACACCGGCGGCGACGGCCCGGTCGTCGTCCTGCTGCACGGCGTCGCCATGGACGGTTCGCTCTGGCGCCACGTCGTCGCCGGGCTCCGGGACGACTACCGCTGCGTCGTCCCCACCCTCCCGCTCGGCGGCCACCGCCGGCCGATGCACCCGGACGCCGACCTGTCGATCCTCGGCGTCGCCCGGCTGGTGGCCGAGTTCCTCGACCGGCTCGACCTGCACGACGTCACGCTGGTGCTCAACGACTGGGGCGGCGCCCAGAGCCTGGTCGCCGACGGCCGCACCACCCGCATCGGCCGGCTCGTCCTCACCTCCTGCGAAGCCTTCGACAACTACCCACCCGGCCTCCCCGGCCGCAACCTGGTCACCTCCGCCAGACTCCCCGGCGGCCTGGCCCTCGCCTTCCACCTGCTCCGCCTGAAGCCCGCCCGCCGACTCCCGGTGACCTGGGGCTGGATGACCAAACGCCCGGTCCCGCCCGAGATCATGGACGCCTGGTTCCGCCCCCTGATCAGCTCCCCCGAGATCCGCCGCGACCTCCGCAAGTACGTCCTCAGCACCCCACCCAAGCCCGAACTCCTCGCCTGGACCGAAGCCCTCCGCACCTTCGACCGCCCCACCCTGATCGCCTGGGCCACCGAGGACCGCGTCATGCCCGTGTCCCACGCCCACCGCCTGGCCGAACTCCTGCCACAGGCCACACTCGTCGAGATCCCCGACAGCTACACCCTCATCCCGGAGGACCAGCCCGCCGTCCTCACAACCCACCTGCGGGCCTTCCTCGAGGCGCAGCGATGAACGACGGCCTGCCCGACGGCTGGACGATCGAGCGAGTGCGCACCGCATCACGCGACGCCGAGGCCGAACTGCTGCCCCTCGAACGCCTCGTCGTGCTCGAGGAGCACGGCCACCCGGACTACACCCCGCTCCGGCCCGACCTCATCCTCTCCTTCCACGGCCTCTGCCTCGTCCGGTCCGACGACGACTGGTACATGGGCGACCTCGACACCGACGGCTCCATCGTCTGCTGGTCCTCCTACGGCACCGACCTGGGCGAAGCCATCCGGGGCCTGTGACGCTCACCCGCCCGCACCTGCCCGACCGTCAGGTCCGGCCTCTCGCCGGGCCTGCCGGTCCAGACAGGGGAAAATCCAGGGGCCCGGGCGGCCGCGCGCTGCTACGGTCGGGCGCTATGAGCTGGCTCCCCGATAACTTCGTCCATCCCGTCCTGGTACCGCTGCCGGGCGGTGGTCATCACCTGCGGCCGATCCGGGAGGCGGACACCCCGCTCGACTATCCGGCTGTGATGGGTTCGCGCGAGCGGCTGTGGACCATCTTCGGCCCGGCCTGGGGCTGGCCCGCGGCCACCATGACCTACGAGGCCGACCAGGCCGACCTGTTGCGGCACGAGAAGGAGATCGCCGCACACCAGTCCTTCAACTACGCGCTGCTCGACGCGGCGGAGACCGCTCTGCTCGGCTGCGTCTACATCGACCCACCGGAGAAGGCCGGCGCGGACGGCGAGATCTCCTGGTGGGTGGTGGACGAGCTGGTGGACAGCAAGGTCGAGCAGGCCCTCGACGAGCTGGTGCCGCGGTGGATCGCCGCCGACTGGCCGTTCGAGCAGCCGCGCTTCCTCGGCCGCGAGATCTCCTGGTCGGACTGGCTCGCCCTGCCGGAGCACCCCGACGCGTGAGCGGCGCCACCCCACCGACATGACGGACGCGCAGCGGGTCTACGCCGTCGTCGGCGCGGCCATCGTCAGAAACCGAAGGAGTTGTGCGGTTCGGGGTCGGTGCGGAACATCCGCGCCAGCTGCCCGATCGCACCGTCGGTGTGCGGCGTGAGGTGGCCCGCGTACGCCAGGTCGTGTGCCGACCCGCCGCCGAAGTAGAGCGAACTGAGCGCCGGGACCGTGACGGTGAGGTCCGCCGCCTGGTCGGTGGCAACGCACGTGACCTCGGCACCGTCCGCGCGGAGCAGCCAAGTCCCGTTGTTCGCCGGGCACATCAGGTCGCCGTCGACGGTGAACACCAAGCTGCCCGCCGTGTCGTACGCACGCTGCGCCAGGGCCAGCGGTACGTCGAGCAGGCGCGCCCACAGGTTGTCCGACTGGCGGGTGATCCGCATCGCGCGTGGGTTCGCGAGCATCCACCGCAGCGGTTCGTCGCGCGGGCGACCGGGTGCCACGATCGTCCTGGTGAGGTCGAAGTCGACCAGCAGGGTCCACAGGGCGCGGTAGGCCGCCGGGCAGGTCGCCTCCAGCGCATCGACGACGAGCGTCCCCGCGGTGTCCGCGGTCGGGGACCACGGCAGGCGGAAGTTCGCCAGGCCGTCCACGTCGCCGTGCTCGTCACGGTGCATCAGGTACCGCAGCGGTCCCCGCGTACCGTCCGCGTCGTCGGACAGCTCGTCCCAGTGCCCGGGCAGAGGGGAGAGCTCGCCGACGCGGCGGGCCCGCACCTTCGCGTGCACCTCGGGCCAGAACCGCTTCGCCTGCGCGGCGTCGACGAGTTCCAGTGCTCCCGGGTCGGGCGCCGCCGGGAGGAGGGCGGCCTTGTGGCGGTCCAGTTCCCAGCGTGCCCGGTACGTCGCGGGCGAGAACCCGTACCGGCCGTAGATGCTGCCCTCGCTCGCGCTGAGCATCGCCAACGGCTCGCCCCGTTTTAGGGCCGCGTCGAACATGGCTTGCATCATCCCGCGCAGGTGGCCGCGTCGGCGGTGGGTGGCGGTGACGGCGGTGGAGGTGACACCGGCGGTCCTGACCGTCTCCCCGCCGGGGACCGTCACCTCGAACGAGAGGGTGGCCGACGCACCGACACACGCGCCGTCGACGAAGGCCGCGATCGGGTGGAACCGGTCGTTCCGGCCGTCCGTCTCCGCCCACTCCTCGATCTGCTCGGTGGTCGCCGGGGTGGGCTGCGGGGGCCACGGCTCCGGCCCGCCGTGCCAGGCGGCGTCGGCCGGCTCCCACTGCGGCAGCCCGTTCACGTAGGGCAGCACCCGGTAGTAGGCGTCCATCTCTTCTCGCCGTGGCGGGCGGATCTGAGTAACCATCAGATCATTGCACCCGCCACGGCCGCCCACGGGCAACCGATATATCCACGGCGCCCGCCCCGGCCGGATTTCCCTCCTTTCGGGCCGTCCGGTCCACCGGCGAATCGGGGACGGCACGCCTTCCGGTCGCCACATCGCCCAGGGATCAGCCGCATTACTTCATCGTGCTCGGGATTCCCGTCGGGGCGAGGAACCGGGGAAACCCTCTCCCGGAATCTGGGGCGCCCTGCTCGTCTGGCTGCTGGCCGTCGGCCACGGTCTCGGCTACCTGTGACCGGCTGACGCCCGAAAGCCGTCGGTGACGAACCGTGCGGCCGGCCGCACGGTCCACTCACAGCTGATCGCCCGTCAGCCGCCGCCTCACCGGTAGCGGTAGTCGAGCTCCATCTCCGCCCAGACCACCTTGCCGTCCTTGGTCTGCCGGGTGCCCCAGCGGTGGGCCAGTTCGCTCACCAGGTGCATGCCGCGGCCGCCCTCGTCCTCCTCGGCGGAGGCCCGCAGGCGGGGGGCCTGGTTGCCGGAGTCGGCCACCTCGACGGTGAGCGTGCGGTCGCGGAACAGGCGCAGCCGGCGCGGTGCGTCGGCGTGCAGCAGGGCGTTCGTGACGAGTTCGCTGACCAGGAGTTCGGCGAAGTCGGAGAGAGCGGTGAGCCCCCACTCCTCCAGGGTCTTGCGGGTGAAGCGGCGGG
This genomic interval from Kitasatospora gansuensis contains the following:
- a CDS encoding MarR family winged helix-turn-helix transcriptional regulator encodes the protein MDEAPYAPARIRQLPSWLLGRAAARGHQLVARALAEEGLRMTHHAVLSAIAELGPVSQAQLGRSLRIDPKDIVAIVNDLQGEDLVTRAPDPADRRKNAVTVSAAGRRRLQRTERLSDRANEELTAALTLAEREQLTALLTRLIQPEG
- a CDS encoding DinB family protein — its product is MTDDTRIGPPNFGSEREMLRAFLDFHRATLAMKCAGLTDEELRQQSSPPSTLSLLGLVRHLAEVERAWFRRVFEDNEAPMVWSEKIDFQAAYDASNSTRAEAFGAWEAEVANSRRIEQAAESLDLAGYQPRWEEEVSLRMVMVHVLLEYGRHNGHADFLREGIDGTVGA
- a CDS encoding alpha/beta fold hydrolase — protein: MITLADDLGHLSYTVTGEGSPVLLVHAGVTDHQLWDPVVPALAERHTVIRYDLRGFGESAPPSGPYRDTDDLRRLLDHLGHRRVDLVGTSWGGRIALGFADAHPDRVRSLTMLAAMWPGYDWSAEMHAYDEAETAALAAGDLEAAVSVNLDMWLRGPSRTWAEVGPDLAERLRGPVRASLVHQDTRGEHSEGVEPVDLAGVTVPTLVGIGLLDVADFQDISRRYAAGIPGARLVEFPTAAHLIPLDAPAELLAALRPFLDGV
- a CDS encoding TVP38/TMEM64 family protein; amino-acid sequence: MPVVSRVVRSPWFRLGALLAVLAAAAGSLLLWSPTELLRDGVPIPVFLLVYAVATLAFVPKPALNGAAGAVLGTAQGVPVAVAATTLGALLGFWLGRALGRDAVRPLLRGKLAAALDRRLSEHGFRSMLLVRVVPGVPFQAANYAAAFSEVRVLPYTVATALGVAPGTAAYVIAGASAGQPSSPAFLISAAVIVLMCLFTLVSAWRAYRRSRRRPATAALPDEAPVLTAVPSTGP
- a CDS encoding cell division protein SepF; the protein is MGALRDEHHNGWLMPSGNYPAAVYEDSWATQESAVAVPAPAKIVSLKPTGFEAARTVGEHIRAAVPVVMDLTEMTDAEAKRMVDFASGLVFGTQGGIERIARRVFLLTPADVEVMVIDRPLDETGFYNQS
- a CDS encoding class I SAM-dependent DNA methyltransferase, with the protein product MTEPTNAPDPTATAYDAVAVQYADLVRNELDGLPLDRSVLAAFADHVRADGGGPVAELGCGPGRVTVHLRDLGLDVFGVDLSPVMIELARREHPGLRFEVGTMAALESADAELAGIVSWYSVIHTAPAELPPYFAEFRRVLAPGGYLLLAFFDAEGGPVEAFDHKVAPAWRWPVDELAGLARANGFAEVGRMLREPREGERQFRRGHLLMRSQRP
- a CDS encoding MarR family winged helix-turn-helix transcriptional regulator — protein: MGDEGVAAQRERLIEGMRSYGGHYAELGRRFAAWLGLHSTDAVAVLEIAAAEERGTPLSPARLSERISLSSGATTALLNRLEAAGHIVRSREHTDRRVITLRSGAHIQERAEEFFGPPARELDTAMAQYPPELLARFESFVADLNGALESYLARRDPQERA
- a CDS encoding MFS transporter, yielding MDSPSPTVEPYRWRWLILVVMLVAELMDLLDASIVNVAGPALEESLSVGSVGLQWVIGGYALTLGAGLVLGGRLGDRYGRRRMFLLGLGAFTATSLLCALAPDIGLLITFRLLQGTAGAMLLPQGLGLLRENFSGPELTKVFGIFGPVLGLGGIVGPVLGGGLIEADLFGLGWRSVFLVNLPIGLAALAVAAKVVPRKPGDRTVRVDLVGAALVAASCALLVLPLNQGQEDGWPLWTWLSMAGSLLGFALFAAQQRRTAAAGRAPLVTPGLLRKPAFTVGLGGIALFFSGLVGSQLVLTLYLQIDRQFTAGQAGLGNLPLAVGTAIGGAVSGAFLADRIGRKVLQVGPLVQLAGAALLWLELDGLDPASFSVWDVTPGVALCGIGAGLVIAALFSFMLAAVDDHEIGSASGVLSAVQSIGGSVGVAVFGSVFFASAKTGDFTGGFQHALLVQVGLLAAFFASTFLLPRRGRPEQEQHAATADPRPAVTA
- a CDS encoding TetR/AcrR family transcriptional regulator, which gives rise to MATDRDSVLEAAVGVLSRRPTAHLDEIARAAGISRATLHRIFPGREALIREVGALGLRKFATALDTAAIDDGDAQAALRRLVDAVVPDAALCAFLAGENQLFDDPEINELWEIQDERVRALFLRGQQQGVFRIELSAGWLSEAFFDLVAGVGWAVQDGRLAPRDSAYSLAELFLGGALRSPDQS
- a CDS encoding MFS transporter; the protein is MTTTLGRPVSRQRWVGLAVLVLAVTLVALDATVLSLALPSISETLHPSGTQLLWIGDSYSFVLAGLLVSMGALSDRIGRKKLLLLGSSAFGAASLLAAYAPSAGWLILARALLGVAGATIMPSTLSLIRSLFPDARERATAIGIWGAGATAGAALGPVVGGVLLEHFWWGSVFLLNLPILALLLVLGAWLLPESKDPNPGRWDVLSVLLSMTGVIGVVYAIKEAAAGGLGHWPVPVAFALGATALTVFVRRQLRLPTPLLDVRLFTDPRFTAAVLGSLASLIGLSGVIFFMSQYLQLVRGYSPLTAGLAELPAFVGAVAGGLLTARLARRTGARVTLVGGLLVMGLGIAVLGWVQQDSSYLVLGSSFLAVGTAEGIVYTLSADLVLTAAPADKAGAASAVSETAYELGTALGIALVGSVVTAIYAATLVAPAGTDPAVAAQAEESIGNAVEAAGTLPGELGAQLLTASRDAFVHGMNIAAFIAAALLLSAAAFSWYLLRRRAGDDASAEQPSELVH